TGCGCGCTGCAACTTTATGGATACAAAGAAAACTAGGAGAGCAAAAAACTAGCTTTAATGTAGACCAGCTATCGCAAGCACTAGAACTTACAAGTGAAGAAGATACCACAAAAGAGGAGCAGAAGATTTTAAAGGGTATTGTTTCCTTTGGAAACACAGATACAAAGCAAGTGATGCGACCTCGAATGGATGTATTTGCACTCAATAAAGAGGATGATTATACATCTATTCTAAAACAAATTACAGAAAACGGCTTCTCTCGTATTCCTGTCTTTTCTGAAAGTATAGATACCATTGAGGGAATTCTATATGTAAAAGACTTGCTTCCTCATCTTAACGAGAAAGAATTTGACTGGGCAAAGCTTATACGCGAACCGTATTTTGTCCCAGAAAACAAAAAGTTAGATGACCTTCTTGCAGAGTTTAAAGAAAAGAAAAACCACCTCGCCATCGTAGTAGATGAGTATGGTGGTACAAGCGGCTTGATTTCTCTAGAAGATATTATAGAAGAAATTGTAGGAGACATCGCAGATGAGTTTGATGATGAAAACATCATCTATTCTAAACTTGATGAGCACAATTGGATTTTTGACGGAAAAACATCTCTCAAAGATTTTTACCGTATCATAAAACTTGAAGAAACCACTATTTTTGAAAATAAAAAAGGTGAGGCCGAGACTATTGCTGGTTTTGTGCTAGAAGTCTCGGGAGGATTCCCACGCAAGAATGAGGTAATAATATATCAAGACTACACGTTTACCATAGAGGCACTTGACAAAAAACGTATTAAACAGATTAAATTCACTATAAAATCGTGAGGTTTCCTGCATTCATAATATCAATTCTTACAGCTACTTTACTGGCATCTTGCGGTGGCGATACATTGCCTAAACCTAAGGGACAGCTCAGTTTATCATACCCTAGACCGTCATATACATTTACCGCATCAGATTGTGATTATAATTTTGACCTCAACTCACTAGGTAAAGTGCGCTATAAAGATAATTGCTCTGCTGTCATTGACTATCCATCGCTTAATGGGAGTGTATTCTTGACATATAGAGCAGTAAATAATAACATTAATGCATTACTCAATGACGCACAAAAGCTCACTTATGAGCATGTGCGCAAGGCAGATGACATTATAGAAGAGAAGTATATAAACCAAGAGCAAGGCGCTTACGGGATGTTTTACGACATTAAAGGAGATGCAGCCTCGCAGTCACAGTTTTATATCACAGACAGCACCACACACTTTTTAACCGGATCTATTTACTTCAATACAAAGCCTAACTATGATAGTATTTATCCTGCGGCTATGTATCTTAAGAACGATATTAGGCACTTGATGGAAAGCATTAAGTGGAAAGAATCACAGTAGCCTTCTTTAGAGTTCGCTTTCGCGAAAACTTCTCATATTCCTAATAAGTTATTACCGAACTTTGCATTTCTAAATTCAAGCAATGCCAAATAATTCACTCAAGTGGATATACCTTGTCGTACTATCCATTATTTGGGGAAGTTCGTTTATCCTTATCAAAAAAGGGCTAGTAGGCCTAGAACCACTACAACTAGGAGCTTTACGAATCTTATTCTCCGCATTTGTTCTGTTACTATTTGGATGGAAAAGTTTGAAAAGCATAAATAAGTTAGCTTGGAAATGGATAGGAGTTTCTGCATTGCTAGGAACTGGTATACCCGTGTTTCTCTTCGCTTTTGCCGAAACTGAGATTGATAGCGCCGTAGTAGGAATTTTAAATTCTAGTGTACCACTACTTGCGTTTGTTTTTGGAATACTACTATTTGGAGCCAAATTTATCAAACAACAGTTCATAGGTGTTCTTTTAGGACTTATAGGCGCTGGGGCACTCATTTATATAGGTGCTCAAATAAATGAAGAGCAAAATTACTGGTACGCTTCACTAGTAATCATAGCATCATCCCTGTATGCGCTTAATGTAAATATTATAAAACGCCACCTTCAAGATGTAAGCGCACTAGCTATTGCTGCAGGAAACTTTGTTTTCTTAATCATACCTGCACTCATCATACTATTTTACTCAGATTTTTTTGAACTTCCTTTAACCACAGATACCACAATACAGCAATCCATCGGCTACATTGTGCTGCTTTCTATTTTTGGGACTGCCATTGCAAAAGTGATGTTTAACAAGCTAGTACAGATAAGCAACCCAGTGTTTGCCTCCTCTGTAACCTACTTAATGCCTATTATTTCTGTGACTTGGGGATTACTAGATGGAGAAGCATTTACAAGTCTTCAGGTTATTGCTACACTGATTATCCTTACTGGCGTTTATATTGGGAATACGGGGAAAAGAAAGGTCTAACTAAATCTGATTCGATTGAAATAAAAGCCTCTAGCTTTAAAAATCTCATAAAGATTACTAGCTAACTTTCGCGAAAGCGCACAAAAAAAGGCGACTTACATTACTGCAAATCGCTTTCATCAACTAAACTATCTTTTCAACTACCCTAATGGTGGTTGTCCATTCATTATTTCTTCACTTGCATACTCTTCAAACTTCTTGAAGTTATCTTTAAAAGATCTCGCAAGCTTGTTTGCAGTGGCATAGTATCCTTCATCGTTATTCCAAGTTGCTCTAGGTGATAATACCTCTGTAGGTACTCCTGGGCATGTGCGTGGTTGCGCTAGTCCAAAAACAGAGTGTACATGGTAGTGATCATGAGAAGTCTCTTGTGGTAACTCTCCATTCATCGCTGCCTTGATCATAGCACGTGTGTACTTAAGTTTCATACGTGATCCTACTCCATAAGGTCCGCCAGTCCATCCAGTGTTTATAAGCCATACATTCACTCCAGATGCCTTCATTTTCTCACTAAGCATCTCTGCATATTTAGTAGGATGTAATGGCATAAATGGTGCTCCAAAACAAGCCGAAAATGACGGTTGTGGCTCTGTAACTCCTGCTTCTGTTCCAGCAACCTTTGCAGTATACCCACTTATAAAGTGATAAGCAGCTTGACCTGGTGTTAATTTTGAGATAGGAGGCAATACTCCAAAAGCATCTGCTGTTAAGAAGAAAATGTTTTTAGGATTCTTCCCTACAGAAGGCTCTTGAATATTATCAATGTGGTTAATAGGATAACTCACACGTGTATTTTGTGTGATAGAAGTATCTTCAAAAGCTACATTACCATTATCATCAAGAATTACATTCTCTAGTATTGCTCCTGGCTTGATAGCATTAAAGATATCTGGCTCATTTTCCTTAGACAGGTTAATCACCTTTGCATAGCAACCTCCTTCAAAGTTAAAGATGGTGTTTTCCTTAGTCCATCCGTGCTCATCATCTCCTATAAGCTTACGCTCAGGATCTGCCGAAAGTGTTGTTTTTCCAGTACCAGAAAGTCCAAAGAAAATTGCAGTCTCTCCATTATCCCCTACGTTTGCACTACAGTGCATAGGTAATGTTTCCTTCTCTACAGGAAGGATAAAGTTCAATGCAGAAAAGATTCCTTTCTTGATTTCACCAGTATAACCAGTTCCACCTATAATGATTGTCTTTTCTGTAAATGAAAGAATTGCAAAGTTACTCTGGCGAGTCCCATCTACTTCAGGATCTGCTAGAAATCCAGGAGCATTAAGAATAGTCCACTCTGGATCAAATGTTTTAAGTTCTTCAACCGTAGGGCGAAGAAACATGTTATAAGCAAACATGTTTGACCAAGGATACTCGTTTATCACTCGTATATTTAGTCTGTAATTCTCATCTGCACAAGCATAACTGTCTCGCACGTAGATTTCTTTTTCAGAAAGATAGTTGGCTACTTTTGCTTTTAATTTTGCAAAAGCTTCTTCACCAAATGGGAGGTTAATGTTACCCCACCAGACTTTATCTTCTGTCTTGGCATCTTTTACAATAAAGCGATCTAAAGGTGATCGTCCTGTAAAAGTACCAGTGTTTACTGCTAGTGCGCCAGAGGACGCAGTAGTTCCCATATCATTTTCTACGCTTATTTCGTGTAGTTTCTCAGGGGAGAGTTGGTAGTTGATTTTGGCATTTTTGATGCCTAATTTTTCTAATGAAAGTGTCTTCGAAGCTAAGCTATCTGCGACCATAACAATGAGTTTTGTGTTGTTTTAGGTCACAAAAGTAGTAAGACTTTGCTCAGCACTATAACGTTTTCGCTGTTTTATTTGGATTTTATGAAATGTATAACTATCAGAAACCAACTAACAATGAGCAAAGTCCCGCCTATTGGGGTGATAAGAGCGATTTTAGTAAAATCAAAAGATGTTAATTCATTGGTTGCCAGCCCGTATATAGATCCTGAAAAGAATAAAATACCTAGCAATAGAAGCACCCATACTATTTTTTTCGTTTTTTCGCTTAAAGCGAAAACTGGAATAAGCAATAACAATAAGGCATGATACATTTGATACTTTACTCCCGTCTCAAAAGTCGCAATCGCCGATGTGTCAAGCACTTTCTCGAGGCCATGAGCACCGAAAGCTCCTATAATAACTGCAGTAAGTCCAAAAATCCCACCTGTGAGTCTTAATTTTTTATCCATGCTATTTGTTTAAGGCGTGGTCCAAAACCGTACTTTAGACCAACAGAATTCAATTTGAACTCTCATACAAAATTACAAAACAAACTACCCATGCGAAAGATTCTCGTTATAGGCGCTGGAAAATCCACGAGCCAACTCGTAAACTACCTACTCTCTAAATCTGACACCGAAGATCTACATATCACCGTGGGTGACATCTCCATAGAGAATGCTCAAAAACTCATCAATAATCACAATAATGCTACTGCACTACGCCTTGATGTATTTAACAAGGAAGAACGTGAGCAGGCTATTAAAGCAGCAACTATAGTAATCTCTATGCTTCCTGCACGTTTCCATATTGAGGTGGCTCGAGACTGCGTAACTTTTGAGAAGTCTATGGTAACCGCTTCTTATATTTCTGATGAGATGGAAGCGCTTGATGCTGCTGTAAAAGAAAAAGGTCTTGTATTTATGAATGAGATAGGCCTAGACCCAGGTATAGATCACATGAGTGCCATGCAGGTAATAGACCGTATACGCGATAAAGGAGGAAAGATGATCCTGTTTGAATCTTTTACAGGTGGTCTCGTAGCTCCAGAAAGCGACACCAATCTATGGAATTATAAATTTACTTGGAACCCTCGTAACGTGGTTCTCGCAGGTCAAGGTGGCGCAGCCGAGTTTATTCAAGAGGGAACTTATAAGTATATTCCCTACCAACGACTTTTTAGACGTACAGAATTTTTACAGATAGAAGGTCACGGTCGTTTTGAAGGTTATGCAAATCGCAATTCGCTAAAGTATCGCTCTGTATATGGTCTTGATGACATCCCTACATTGTATCGCGGTACCATACGTCGAGTTG
The genomic region above belongs to Dokdonia sp. Dokd-P16 and contains:
- the pckA gene encoding phosphoenolpyruvate carboxykinase (ATP) — encoded protein: MVADSLASKTLSLEKLGIKNAKINYQLSPEKLHEISVENDMGTTASSGALAVNTGTFTGRSPLDRFIVKDAKTEDKVWWGNINLPFGEEAFAKLKAKVANYLSEKEIYVRDSYACADENYRLNIRVINEYPWSNMFAYNMFLRPTVEELKTFDPEWTILNAPGFLADPEVDGTRQSNFAILSFTEKTIIIGGTGYTGEIKKGIFSALNFILPVEKETLPMHCSANVGDNGETAIFFGLSGTGKTTLSADPERKLIGDDEHGWTKENTIFNFEGGCYAKVINLSKENEPDIFNAIKPGAILENVILDDNGNVAFEDTSITQNTRVSYPINHIDNIQEPSVGKNPKNIFFLTADAFGVLPPISKLTPGQAAYHFISGYTAKVAGTEAGVTEPQPSFSACFGAPFMPLHPTKYAEMLSEKMKASGVNVWLINTGWTGGPYGVGSRMKLKYTRAMIKAAMNGELPQETSHDHYHVHSVFGLAQPRTCPGVPTEVLSPRATWNNDEGYYATANKLARSFKDNFKKFEEYASEEIMNGQPPLG
- a CDS encoding DMT family transporter, with amino-acid sequence MPNNSLKWIYLVVLSIIWGSSFILIKKGLVGLEPLQLGALRILFSAFVLLLFGWKSLKSINKLAWKWIGVSALLGTGIPVFLFAFAETEIDSAVVGILNSSVPLLAFVFGILLFGAKFIKQQFIGVLLGLIGAGALIYIGAQINEEQNYWYASLVIIASSLYALNVNIIKRHLQDVSALAIAAGNFVFLIIPALIILFYSDFFELPLTTDTTIQQSIGYIVLLSIFGTAIAKVMFNKLVQISNPVFASSVTYLMPIISVTWGLLDGEAFTSLQVIATLIILTGVYIGNTGKRKV
- a CDS encoding DUF423 domain-containing protein; the encoded protein is MDKKLRLTGGIFGLTAVIIGAFGAHGLEKVLDTSAIATFETGVKYQMYHALLLLLIPVFALSEKTKKIVWVLLLLGILFFSGSIYGLATNELTSFDFTKIALITPIGGTLLIVSWFLIVIHFIKSK
- a CDS encoding saccharopine dehydrogenase family protein: MRKILVIGAGKSTSQLVNYLLSKSDTEDLHITVGDISIENAQKLINNHNNATALRLDVFNKEEREQAIKAATIVISMLPARFHIEVARDCVTFEKSMVTASYISDEMEALDAAVKEKGLVFMNEIGLDPGIDHMSAMQVIDRIRDKGGKMILFESFTGGLVAPESDTNLWNYKFTWNPRNVVLAGQGGAAEFIQEGTYKYIPYQRLFRRTEFLQIEGHGRFEGYANRNSLKYRSVYGLDDIPTLYRGTIRRVGFSRAWQMFVLLGMTDDSYQLEKTEHMSYRDYVNLFLPYSPTDSVELKLRHYLKIDQDDLLWDKLLDLDLFNANKKLGLTNATPAQALQRILEDKWTLAPEDKDMIVMYHKFGYELDGKRKQIDATMVNIGEDQIETAMARTVGLPVAMATLRILNGEITTPGVQLPIKKEVYKPILKELEDYGITFKEYEVDYLGYNPDNVGG
- a CDS encoding gliding motility-associated protein GldE — translated: MDPDPEPLFILLISVDPTTIISIAVLIVLLMCSALISGAEVAFFSLSPSDLLETEEQVADRKMLIVKKLLTKPKKLLATILVANNAINIAIVLLFASLGEVIFANITADIFGIPLRFLLEVVLITFLILLFGEILPKIYANRNNKKFAALVAYPLRVLDVIFTPLSSPMRAATLWIQRKLGEQKTSFNVDQLSQALELTSEEDTTKEEQKILKGIVSFGNTDTKQVMRPRMDVFALNKEDDYTSILKQITENGFSRIPVFSESIDTIEGILYVKDLLPHLNEKEFDWAKLIREPYFVPENKKLDDLLAEFKEKKNHLAIVVDEYGGTSGLISLEDIIEEIVGDIADEFDDENIIYSKLDEHNWIFDGKTSLKDFYRIIKLEETTIFENKKGEAETIAGFVLEVSGGFPRKNEVIIYQDYTFTIEALDKKRIKQIKFTIKS
- the gldD gene encoding gliding motility lipoprotein GldD, which codes for MRFPAFIISILTATLLASCGGDTLPKPKGQLSLSYPRPSYTFTASDCDYNFDLNSLGKVRYKDNCSAVIDYPSLNGSVFLTYRAVNNNINALLNDAQKLTYEHVRKADDIIEEKYINQEQGAYGMFYDIKGDAASQSQFYITDSTTHFLTGSIYFNTKPNYDSIYPAAMYLKNDIRHLMESIKWKESQ